Proteins encoded by one window of Ignavibacteriota bacterium:
- a CDS encoding PAS domain S-box protein: MIPRPNITIYPDDLYSQNILLHSDTLIGQRIKEKSVNKIVINKNLINISPFHEEVFFKLRADDFSLISISNSTKFIYGRAPEDFSENPDLWKEIVFFEDYEYQNHIFNLLKTNGQVQLKRRVVLPDGSLNTLIEKLYLTEESNLQVINGIALLADDLNSSDVVNISNDSNLSYGFILNNTKDVIFRTDADGRWVYLNPAWEKISGYSVQESLGEFFLDFIFPDDRKVSIERFNELNEGIISTCKFDSRIISRTGILSYIEIITYSIFDSKNNFIGIAGILKDLNEKNQTLSRLKEIQDRNSALLKAIPDLFLIIHKSGVISDYNIADKTKLLFEPEDFINRNLSELFPVELADEFKANIYKALKKGKMISFEYNFASNHIVKYFEARISRLDDNQVIALIRNIDKQKAAENKLEDLNSLHILINGISSDLSQSSQSDTGKIINMSLAQLGIFNKVDRVYIFKFNDEDYTCDNIYEWCAHGVAPEMKNLQGISLDLIPQWIEKFNNNEYVYIPSVLSISKEYSVEKEMLETRGIRSLIASPMNYNDNVIGFIGFDSVRSFKNWDDETITLLKLTGDIFAGCIIRNEYEKELIRQKNIAENDNKAKSELLASLSNEILKPMKTISEYSEMLLLINSDENISKYADTINKNSKSIISLINDISDLSEIETGILAVKPNPMSVRLLLDEIKQIVSQKTNRKNITLNIQVQEGFPEVILFDDERLKQILLNIVGNAINFSDSGNIDIFADITYGLGHSIIDASFTIKYTGEGKDRNSNGVIFNSFRQVDTQIDSRNDFNFDRTGLGLVITKRLVDLLGGKIHIENTPENCTKFQLDFKKIKVSNENLAYSNSSIKYQYEFDDCAILIVDDVVQNRELIKSYMQSYGIDVVETCKLSEVIEFITESKIDLVLMDTGITEHDRYENLKLIRSNNSYNSIPVVAITKSPVVVADNNFKTSFDYILNKPVSKDELLKCLAHFLPHSKHVISNELSDTDVNILIAKNLVESIDYDLLIKFIEDYKRSLRKRILGLPEFFDSDYITSVISEFNSLADNYGIEAFSDLSVKIIESSKKLDIDTIEDSVNAIIKSIDYCKIMLDDLETTFHDNISLKFAASAAKS; this comes from the coding sequence ATGATACCAAGACCGAATATAACGATATACCCCGATGACTTATACAGTCAGAATATCTTATTGCATTCGGATACTTTGATCGGACAGAGGATAAAAGAAAAGTCTGTAAACAAAATTGTAATTAACAAAAATTTAATAAATATTAGCCCATTTCACGAAGAAGTTTTTTTTAAATTGCGGGCAGATGATTTTAGTTTAATAAGCATTAGTAATTCAACCAAATTCATTTATGGCAGAGCTCCTGAAGATTTTTCAGAAAACCCTGATTTATGGAAAGAAATTGTTTTCTTTGAAGATTACGAATATCAAAATCATATATTCAATTTACTTAAGACAAACGGTCAAGTTCAACTTAAAAGGCGTGTTGTTTTACCTGATGGTTCACTGAACACACTTATAGAAAAATTATATCTGACTGAGGAAAGTAATCTACAAGTTATTAATGGAATAGCTCTATTAGCCGATGATTTGAATTCTTCGGATGTAGTAAATATTTCAAATGATAGCAACTTAAGTTATGGTTTTATTCTTAATAATACTAAGGATGTAATTTTCAGGACAGATGCAGATGGAAGGTGGGTATATCTAAATCCAGCATGGGAAAAAATTTCCGGATACAGCGTACAAGAATCATTGGGTGAATTTTTTCTTGATTTTATATTTCCGGATGACAGGAAAGTCAGCATTGAAAGATTTAATGAGTTAAATGAAGGTATTATTAGTACGTGTAAGTTTGATTCCAGAATAATTAGCCGCACAGGAATATTGTCATATATAGAAATTATAACATATTCTATCTTTGACAGTAAAAATAATTTCATCGGTATTGCCGGAATTCTTAAAGATTTAAATGAGAAAAACCAAACTCTCAGCCGTCTGAAAGAGATTCAGGATAGAAATTCAGCTTTACTTAAAGCTATACCCGATTTATTTTTAATAATCCATAAATCCGGAGTAATTAGTGATTATAATATTGCCGATAAAACAAAATTATTATTTGAGCCTGAAGATTTTATAAACAGAAATTTGTCAGAGCTTTTCCCTGTAGAATTGGCTGATGAGTTTAAAGCAAATATTTATAAGGCTTTAAAAAAAGGAAAAATGATTTCCTTTGAGTACAATTTTGCATCAAATCATATTGTAAAATACTTTGAAGCGAGAATCAGCCGTCTTGATGATAATCAGGTTATAGCTTTGATACGGAATATTGATAAGCAAAAAGCTGCTGAAAATAAACTTGAAGATCTTAATTCGTTGCACATTTTAATTAATGGCATTTCTTCGGACCTTTCCCAGTCCAGCCAGTCTGATACAGGCAAAATTATTAATATGTCTCTTGCTCAATTGGGAATATTTAATAAGGTTGACAGAGTATATATATTTAAATTCAATGATGAAGATTATACCTGCGATAATATTTATGAATGGTGTGCTCATGGAGTTGCTCCTGAAATGAAAAACCTACAGGGAATTTCTCTTGATTTAATTCCTCAATGGATAGAAAAATTCAACAATAATGAGTATGTTTATATACCTTCTGTACTTAGTATAAGCAAAGAGTATTCAGTCGAAAAGGAGATGTTAGAAACTCGTGGAATCAGATCGCTTATTGCATCACCTATGAATTACAATGACAATGTAATCGGATTTATCGGTTTTGATTCCGTCAGATCTTTTAAGAACTGGGATGATGAAACTATAACTCTTCTCAAACTTACAGGAGATATTTTTGCCGGATGTATTATACGAAATGAATACGAGAAGGAATTAATAAGACAAAAGAATATTGCAGAAAATGACAACAAAGCCAAATCGGAACTCCTTGCAAGTTTGAGCAATGAAATCCTCAAGCCGATGAAAACAATTTCGGAATATTCAGAGATGCTGCTATTGATTAATTCTGATGAAAATATCTCAAAATATGCAGATACTATAAATAAAAATTCTAAAAGTATAATATCTTTGATTAATGATATTTCGGATTTATCCGAAATTGAAACAGGAATTCTGGCTGTAAAACCCAACCCGATGTCTGTGAGATTATTGCTTGATGAGATAAAACAAATAGTTTCGCAAAAGACTAATAGAAAAAATATTACATTAAATATTCAGGTTCAGGAAGGGTTTCCTGAAGTAATTTTGTTTGATGATGAACGGCTAAAGCAAATTCTGCTAAATATCGTCGGGAATGCCATAAATTTTTCTGATTCAGGGAATATTGATATTTTTGCGGATATTACTTACGGGCTTGGACATAGTATTATAGATGCTTCATTTACAATTAAATATACCGGGGAAGGTAAAGATAGGAATTCAAATGGTGTGATTTTCAACTCATTCAGACAGGTTGACACACAGATTGACAGCCGAAATGACTTCAATTTTGATAGAACAGGATTAGGGCTTGTCATCACAAAAAGACTTGTTGATTTGTTAGGTGGTAAAATACACATTGAAAACACACCAGAGAATTGTACTAAGTTCCAACTTGATTTCAAGAAAATCAAGGTTTCTAACGAAAATCTTGCATATTCAAATAGTTCAATTAAATATCAATATGAATTTGATGATTGTGCAATTCTCATAGTTGATGATGTTGTGCAGAACCGTGAGCTTATTAAATCATATATGCAGTCTTATGGTATTGATGTAGTTGAGACTTGCAAGCTAAGCGAAGTTATTGAATTTATTACAGAATCAAAGATTGATTTGGTATTGATGGATACCGGAATAACTGAGCATGATAGATATGAAAACTTGAAATTAATTAGAAGCAACAATTCATACAATTCAATTCCTGTTGTTGCAATAACTAAATCACCTGTCGTAGTTGCCGATAATAATTTTAAAACTTCATTTGATTATATTTTGAATAAACCTGTTTCAAAAGATGAACTTCTTAAGTGTTTAGCTCATTTCCTGCCACATAGCAAGCATGTTATCAGTAACGAACTCAGTGATACTGATGTCAACATATTGATTGCGAAAAATTTGGTTGAATCAATAGATTACGATTTATTGATAAAATTTATAGAAGACTATAAGCGAAGTTTGCGCAAAAGAATTTTAGGATTACCTGAATTTTTTGATTCTGATTATATAACTTCTGTGATTTCAGAATTTAATTCACTTGCTGATAATTACGGTATAGAAGCATTTTCAGACTTGTCGGTCAAGATAATTGAATCTTCAAAGAAACTCGACATAGATACAATTGAAGATAGTGTTAATGCAATTATCAAATCAATTGATTATTGTAAAATAATGTTAGATGATTTAGAAACCACTTTTCATGATAACATATCTTTAAAATTTGCAGCATCAGCAGCAAAATCCTAA
- the uvrB gene encoding excinuclease ABC subunit UvrB, whose product MDNKFKLVSSYKPAGDQPRAISELVEGVRRGDTFQTLLGVTGSGKTFTVSNLIQEVQRPALIISPNKTLAAQLYAEFKTFFPENRVEFFISYYDYYQPEAYIVKSDTYIEKDFSINDEIDRLRLRATSALVEGRRDVIIVASVSCIYSIGKKEDFASFLFPLNVSMKISRQQILYRLLDMHYERNDYEFKRGTFRVRGDVIDVIPAYEDKTGIRIELFGDEIDKISIIDALSGNTIEIVKEAMIHPAKLFVTPEDRLQNAMKDIKDELVERLKVLRAEDKLLEAQRLEQRTLFDLEMMKEVGYCSGVENYSMHLTGRTYGDRPHCIFDFFPEDYLLIVDESHATIPQVRAMYNGDRSRKTSLVEHGFRLPSALENRPLKFEEFESLSNQTIFVSATPGPYELEKCEGVVVEQVIRPTGLLDPLISVRPIKSQIDDLLNEIRIRIVKKQRVLVTTLTKRMAEDLSDYLSNLNIKVAYIHSDVDSLERVEIIRDLRIGEYDVLVGVNLLREGLDLPEVSLVAILDADKEGFLRSERSLLQIAGRTARNIEGLVILYADRITNSMNVLISETNRRRIIQQKYNEENGINPQTVYKSIEEILSSTSIADVNPSMSRRKSESKVYGTLAAEPVIEYMNKEQLKDLTEQMFIEMKNAARDLDFERAAELRDEIGKLREKLEKMSA is encoded by the coding sequence ATGGATAATAAATTTAAATTGGTATCATCTTATAAACCTGCAGGAGACCAGCCAAGAGCAATATCTGAGCTTGTGGAAGGAGTTAGACGCGGCGACACTTTTCAAACACTTCTGGGTGTTACCGGAAGTGGCAAGACCTTTACTGTCTCAAATTTGATTCAAGAAGTACAAAGACCTGCACTAATAATTTCTCCGAATAAAACACTTGCTGCGCAGCTTTATGCTGAATTTAAAACTTTTTTCCCGGAAAACAGAGTAGAATTTTTTATTTCATACTACGATTATTACCAGCCTGAAGCTTACATTGTAAAGTCTGACACTTATATCGAAAAGGACTTTTCGATAAATGACGAAATTGACAGGTTGAGACTGAGAGCTACTTCAGCACTTGTCGAAGGAAGACGTGATGTTATTATTGTAGCCTCGGTAAGTTGTATATATTCAATCGGAAAAAAAGAAGATTTTGCATCCTTTCTTTTTCCTTTGAACGTAAGTATGAAAATATCGCGTCAGCAAATTTTATACAGATTACTCGATATGCACTATGAGCGAAATGATTATGAGTTCAAGCGTGGTACATTTCGAGTCCGTGGAGATGTTATTGATGTTATACCGGCTTATGAAGATAAAACCGGAATCAGGATTGAGCTATTTGGTGATGAGATTGATAAGATTTCGATAATTGATGCATTATCAGGAAATACAATTGAAATAGTAAAAGAAGCAATGATTCACCCCGCAAAACTATTTGTAACTCCTGAAGACCGCCTTCAGAATGCTATGAAAGATATTAAAGATGAACTTGTAGAACGGCTCAAAGTACTGAGAGCCGAGGATAAACTTCTTGAAGCTCAAAGACTAGAGCAGAGAACCCTTTTTGACCTAGAAATGATGAAAGAAGTCGGCTATTGCTCGGGGGTTGAAAATTATTCTATGCATCTGACCGGTAGAACTTACGGGGACAGACCACACTGCATTTTTGACTTTTTCCCGGAGGATTATTTGCTTATAGTTGATGAAAGTCACGCAACAATACCACAAGTAAGAGCTATGTATAATGGCGATCGCTCGCGTAAGACTAGTCTTGTTGAGCATGGTTTCCGGTTGCCTTCAGCACTTGAAAACAGACCACTGAAGTTTGAAGAATTTGAATCATTATCAAACCAGACAATTTTTGTCAGCGCTACTCCCGGACCTTATGAGCTTGAAAAATGCGAAGGAGTCGTAGTCGAACAGGTTATCAGACCTACCGGACTTCTTGACCCGTTAATCAGTGTCAGACCAATTAAAAGCCAGATTGATGATTTGCTGAATGAGATAAGAATAAGAATTGTCAAAAAGCAGCGAGTTCTTGTTACTACACTAACAAAAAGAATGGCTGAGGATTTATCTGACTATCTGAGCAATCTGAATATCAAAGTTGCATATATACATTCCGATGTAGATTCGCTCGAAAGAGTTGAAATTATTCGCGATTTGCGAATTGGAGAATATGATGTACTTGTTGGTGTAAATCTACTCAGGGAAGGGCTTGACCTGCCCGAAGTATCACTTGTTGCAATACTTGATGCCGATAAGGAAGGTTTCCTCAGGAGCGAACGTTCGCTTCTGCAGATTGCCGGACGAACAGCAAGAAATATCGAAGGTTTAGTGATACTTTATGCCGATAGAATCACAAATTCGATGAATGTTCTGATTAGCGAAACAAACCGTAGACGCATAATTCAACAAAAATATAATGAAGAAAACGGTATTAATCCCCAAACAGTATATAAATCAATAGAAGAGATACTAAGCTCAACTTCAATTGCCGATGTAAATCCTTCGATGAGCAGAAGAAAGTCTGAATCTAAGGTTTACGGAACTCTTGCCGCAGAACCTGTGATTGAATATATGAATAAAGAACAATTGAAAGATTTAACAGAACAGATGTTTATAGAAATGAAAAATGCTGCAAGAGATTTAGATTTCGAGCGTGCTGCTGAACTAAGAGATGAAATTGGCAAACTGAGAGAAAAATTAGAAAAAATGTCAGCCTGA
- a CDS encoding fructose-6-phosphate aldolase, which yields MELYLDSANLEHIRHAASLGILSGITTNPSLLAKEDPNVDIKKRILEIYDLVGGHLSVEVISTETDGMLKEADQILSWFPDATIKIPIIPAGLAAVRKLSDQGVPTNVTLIFSANQAIAAQNAGATYVSIFMGRLDDISQESSRVLEDICEIWDVQGYDSEIIAASIRTPIHLTQSALAGAHIATVPYNVLMQSLKHPLTDSGLKTFLDDYAKLQAEINKIGALTKPAEKPNLTKPAPKNNRRGASGRKPQTQAK from the coding sequence ATGGAACTGTATCTCGACTCAGCTAATCTCGAACATATCCGCCATGCTGCATCACTCGGAATTTTAAGTGGAATAACAACTAATCCCTCACTTCTTGCTAAAGAAGACCCAAATGTTGATATTAAGAAAAGAATTCTTGAAATTTACGATTTGGTTGGCGGGCATCTATCTGTGGAAGTAATCTCAACAGAAACGGATGGAATGCTTAAAGAAGCCGACCAAATTCTTAGTTGGTTCCCGGATGCAACTATCAAAATTCCGATAATTCCTGCAGGGCTTGCCGCTGTACGTAAATTGTCTGATCAGGGTGTTCCTACAAATGTAACACTTATATTCAGTGCCAATCAGGCAATTGCCGCTCAGAATGCCGGTGCTACTTATGTTTCTATATTTATGGGCAGGCTTGATGACATCTCTCAGGAAAGTAGCAGAGTTCTTGAAGATATTTGTGAGATTTGGGATGTGCAGGGTTATGACTCTGAAATAATTGCAGCATCAATCCGAACTCCAATACACCTTACTCAATCAGCTTTGGCAGGTGCTCATATTGCTACAGTTCCATACAATGTGCTGATGCAATCGCTAAAACATCCTCTAACTGACAGCGGACTTAAGACATTTCTTGATGATTATGCTAAATTGCAGGCTGAAATCAATAAAATTGGTGCTTTAACCAAACCTGCTGAAAAGCCAAATTTAACTAAACCTGCGCCAAAGAACAATCGCAGAGGAGCTTCCGGTAGAAAACCACAAACTCAGGCAAAATAA
- a CDS encoding PH domain-containing protein has product MYSLDPAIKIIWGVVIFIQFMFYSAVAIFLEFFVIPGNLSDWIIPKGMIALGFFSLGLILTFIIPVLRFKYWKFEVRDEEIYLERGILTRIKTVAPYRRIQHTDVQQSILERMSHLGKLVIYTAGTRGADVILPGLPIEYAEDLRDKLRNITIEDAV; this is encoded by the coding sequence ATGTATAGTTTAGACCCGGCGATAAAAATTATTTGGGGTGTAGTAATATTTATACAGTTTATGTTTTATTCGGCAGTTGCAATATTTTTAGAATTCTTTGTAATCCCGGGCAATCTTTCTGATTGGATTATACCAAAAGGAATGATTGCACTTGGTTTCTTTTCCCTTGGATTAATATTAACATTTATAATACCTGTACTAAGATTTAAATATTGGAAATTTGAAGTAAGGGATGAAGAAATTTACCTCGAAAGAGGTATTCTTACAAGAATAAAAACAGTCGCTCCTTACCGCAGAATTCAGCACACAGATGTTCAGCAGAGTATTCTGGAGCGTATGTCCCATCTTGGTAAGCTTGTAATCTACACAGCTGGCACCCGTGGAGCAGATGTAATACTGCCCGGGCTACCTATTGAGTATGCCGAAGACCTGAGAGATAAACTCAGAAATATTACGATTGAGGATGCTGTATGA
- a CDS encoding T9SS type A sorting domain-containing protein — MKLNQYNQKINNLLLLVTVLMIFSSNITKSQNNINAFYIGHSLSDGVIDMVNSLSLNYPESNFMFRYQTIPGSPLRWNWQAKDRNDYQVINPFYSGFYHPEYGLRSGNFDVLVLTESVPRYNSIIDDTYQYADSFFVFANNYNPNIQIFLYEVWHCIKSGDPTGCNYDIPSSPWRNRLSDDLEMWESVVDTLNNRYSPNKPVCLIPAGQALAVLHDSIQAGAITGINSINDLFSDDIHLNDIGKYFVACVHFSMIHGVSPEGLTNQLNNMWGLSYLPPSIEQALAFQKIAWDVANNYPHSCLKNTSNFKIRNYQDEISIFPNPADDLINILNKDRIEKLQIYDIFGQKLIETNQTTIDVSKLNRGLYFIKINDKIIKFVKK; from the coding sequence ATGAAATTAAATCAATACAATCAGAAAATAAACAATCTGTTATTGTTAGTAACAGTATTAATGATATTTTCATCCAATATAACAAAAAGCCAGAATAATATTAATGCTTTCTATATTGGTCATAGTTTGAGCGATGGTGTAATTGATATGGTCAATTCCCTATCGCTGAACTATCCCGAGTCAAATTTTATGTTCAGATATCAAACTATTCCGGGCTCTCCGCTAAGATGGAACTGGCAGGCAAAAGACAGAAATGATTATCAGGTTATTAACCCTTTCTACAGCGGTTTTTATCATCCTGAATATGGACTTCGAAGTGGAAATTTTGATGTCCTTGTTCTAACCGAATCAGTACCACGCTATAATTCTATCATTGATGACACATATCAGTATGCAGACAGTTTTTTTGTTTTTGCAAATAATTATAATCCCAATATTCAAATTTTTCTATACGAAGTCTGGCACTGCATCAAAAGCGGAGATCCAACCGGTTGCAATTATGACATTCCGTCATCACCATGGAGAAATCGCCTGAGTGATGACCTCGAAATGTGGGAAAGTGTTGTTGATACCCTGAACAATCGTTATTCACCGAATAAGCCTGTTTGTTTGATTCCTGCGGGTCAGGCGCTTGCTGTTCTTCATGATTCAATTCAAGCGGGTGCCATTACTGGTATAAACAGTATAAATGATTTATTCTCTGATGACATACATTTAAATGACATAGGTAAGTATTTTGTTGCCTGTGTTCATTTTTCTATGATTCACGGTGTTTCGCCTGAAGGACTGACCAATCAGCTTAATAATATGTGGGGTTTATCTTATTTGCCACCATCTATTGAGCAAGCACTTGCTTTTCAGAAAATCGCATGGGATGTTGCAAATAATTACCCTCATTCCTGTTTGAAAAATACTTCAAATTTTAAAATCAGAAATTATCAGGATGAAATTTCAATTTTCCCAAATCCGGCTGATGATTTAATAAATATATTGAATAAAGACAGAATAGAAAAACTGCAGATTTACGACATTTTCGGTCAAAAATTAATTGAAACAAATCAAACAACAATTGATGTTAGCAAGCTGAATCGCGGATTGTATTTTATCAAAATCAATGACAAAATAATCAAATTTGTAAAAAAGTAA
- a CDS encoding RNA-binding protein: MNIYVGNLNFKTTEESLSQLFGQYGAVHSVKLISDRQTGRRKGFGFVEMDNSEGEVAIRELNDKEFDGRNIKVNEAREREESETRSYRR; the protein is encoded by the coding sequence ATGAATATCTACGTAGGTAACTTGAATTTTAAGACAACAGAAGAGTCGCTTTCTCAATTATTTGGCCAATATGGAGCGGTTCACTCAGTAAAATTGATCTCTGACAGACAAACAGGCAGACGCAAAGGATTTGGATTCGTTGAAATGGATAACTCAGAAGGCGAAGTCGCCATCAGAGAATTAAACGACAAAGAATTCGATGGCAGAAATATCAAAGTCAACGAAGCCCGCGAACGTGAAGAATCTGAAACCAGATCTTATCGTCGCTGA
- a CDS encoding PH domain-containing protein codes for MTNVYEDYNQFRRLHPLTLLYGLIRNSPYIAITLYLGLVQRQTEEIIYILLFIVMGMIIIPGQILRWYYFSFMITEKEITIKSGILSRKQRVIPIERVQNVNVKQDILQRLFGIAKVQIETAGDISAEGSLEFVKLQDADEINRIIRVYQKRILTDDTKPVDTYEIIGKSKSETYNSTESGEELFRMTNKDVITYGMVRLRPLFLVYGIWAMSFITQFKYLNDLVFGYIDETIESFGDLPTEYMVGLALAFLLFSVLISWIVDIIWTFAQFYGFKLVRDGNKLFESYGLLSKVSATIPLKKLQQITISTNPVKKKFNFYTMALQTAGFDIYKKITQSGVPLAKKEVLMEIAKKIYPVLIPDEFKSISRKAIRRAFVRYLILMILPSVAIYYAFGWYVLIGLILIPAFYYAALLRWQYRGYYISDDLVFVKQGFWNQKLNIIPIEKIQTLHLTSTFFQRRLGLSSVLVDTASSFNISDAKIPDIDSEDAELILEELNRAFIESGRKK; via the coding sequence ATGACAAATGTCTATGAGGACTATAATCAATTTCGCCGGCTTCATCCTCTGACACTGCTTTACGGATTAATAAGGAACTCACCGTATATTGCTATTACTTTATACCTCGGTTTAGTTCAGCGGCAGACTGAAGAAATTATTTATATACTGCTTTTTATTGTGATGGGTATGATTATTATTCCAGGACAAATTTTAAGGTGGTATTATTTTAGTTTTATGATTACAGAAAAAGAGATTACTATTAAGTCCGGCATTTTATCCCGTAAGCAAAGAGTAATTCCGATTGAAAGAGTGCAAAATGTTAATGTAAAACAGGATATTCTTCAGAGATTATTCGGTATTGCAAAAGTACAAATTGAAACCGCAGGCGATATATCGGCTGAAGGCTCACTTGAATTTGTCAAACTGCAGGATGCTGATGAAATCAACCGCATTATCAGGGTTTACCAAAAAAGAATTTTAACTGATGATACAAAGCCTGTTGACACTTACGAAATAATCGGCAAGAGCAAATCTGAAACATACAACTCAACTGAGAGCGGCGAAGAACTATTCAGAATGACAAACAAAGATGTTATTACTTATGGAATGGTAAGGCTTAGACCTTTATTTCTGGTTTACGGAATATGGGCAATGTCATTTATTACACAATTCAAGTATCTCAACGACCTTGTTTTTGGATACATTGATGAAACAATAGAATCATTTGGTGACCTGCCAACAGAATATATGGTAGGACTTGCATTAGCTTTTCTGCTCTTTTCAGTATTAATTTCGTGGATAGTAGATATTATCTGGACTTTTGCACAATTCTACGGTTTCAAACTCGTTCGCGATGGTAATAAGCTCTTTGAATCCTATGGACTTTTGTCAAAAGTATCAGCAACAATTCCTCTTAAAAAGTTACAGCAAATTACAATTAGTACAAATCCTGTAAAGAAAAAATTCAATTTCTATACTATGGCTTTGCAAACTGCCGGATTTGACATTTATAAGAAAATTACACAATCAGGTGTACCGCTTGCAAAAAAAGAAGTACTGATGGAGATTGCAAAAAAGATTTATCCTGTCTTAATACCTGATGAATTTAAAAGTATATCGCGAAAAGCTATCAGACGAGCTTTTGTCAGATATTTGATTTTGATGATTTTGCCATCTGTCGCGATTTATTATGCTTTTGGTTGGTATGTACTCATTGGTCTTATACTTATTCCTGCTTTTTATTATGCGGCGTTGCTCAGGTGGCAGTATCGCGGATATTACATATCGGACGACCTGGTTTTTGTAAAGCAGGGTTTTTGGAATCAGAAGCTGAATATTATTCCAATTGAAAAAATTCAGACTTTGCACCTGACTTCCACGTTTTTCCAAAGGCGACTCGGGCTTTCCTCTGTTCTTGTTGATACAGCTTCATCATTCAATATCAGCGATGCAAAGATTCCCGATATTGACAGCGAAGATGCTGAATTAATATTAGAAGAGCTGAACAGGGCATTTATTGAATCAGGAAGAAAGAAATAA
- a CDS encoding NAD(P)/FAD-dependent oxidoreductase: MKVAVIGGGAAGFFAAINTKENFPDSELIIFEKSYKVLAKLRISGGGRCNVTNNCKTIDELCAGYPRGGRKLKGNFFTFSNQDTIKWFKNRGVATYPQDDNRVFPVSNDSETIINCLMNECTRLGIKIKTGYRVNSVNVLNDSRLEVIFNDNGQSFIFDKVIVATGGASKDSSLDWLEKLNHKIEKPIPSLFTFKIPNDNIVKLMGLSVENTKVSIQSTNLQQSGSLLITHWGFSGPAVLKLSAFGARIIQEMNYQIKINVNWINENSYDYAKDQFLELLADNINKQIINLRPFSIPSRLWHYLVAKNDISQSKTCRELSKKELNRIVNVLTNDEYTVRGRTTFREEFVTCGGVSLESVNLKTMQSKKVKNLYFAGEVLDIDGITGGYNFQNAWTSGFIAAKLAD, encoded by the coding sequence ATGAAGGTAGCTGTTATAGGTGGTGGTGCAGCCGGTTTTTTTGCGGCAATTAATACCAAAGAGAATTTTCCTGATTCAGAGCTAATAATATTTGAAAAGTCATATAAGGTTTTAGCAAAGTTAAGAATTTCGGGTGGCGGTAGATGTAATGTTACCAATAATTGTAAGACAATTGATGAGTTATGCGCCGGATACCCCAGAGGAGGAAGGAAATTAAAAGGAAATTTTTTCACTTTCAGCAATCAAGATACTATTAAGTGGTTTAAAAATAGGGGAGTAGCCACATATCCCCAAGATGATAATCGCGTCTTTCCTGTTTCGAATGATTCGGAAACAATCATAAATTGCTTAATGAATGAATGTACAAGATTGGGCATCAAAATCAAAACCGGTTACAGGGTGAACTCTGTTAATGTATTAAATGATAGTCGTTTAGAGGTAATTTTTAACGATAATGGACAATCATTTATTTTTGATAAAGTAATAGTTGCAACAGGTGGAGCATCTAAAGATAGCAGCTTAGACTGGCTTGAAAAATTAAATCACAAGATTGAAAAACCAATACCATCATTATTTACTTTTAAAATTCCTAATGATAATATCGTCAAGTTAATGGGATTATCCGTTGAAAATACAAAAGTAAGTATACAAAGTACAAATCTTCAGCAATCAGGATCGCTTCTGATAACTCATTGGGGATTCAGTGGTCCGGCAGTTTTGAAGTTGTCAGCATTTGGTGCAAGGATTATCCAAGAAATGAATTATCAGATTAAAATTAATGTGAACTGGATAAATGAGAACAGTTATGATTATGCTAAAGATCAATTTCTTGAATTATTGGCAGATAATATCAATAAGCAAATTATTAACCTTCGACCTTTTTCAATACCATCAAGGTTATGGCATTATTTAGTTGCTAAAAATGATATAAGTCAATCTAAAACTTGCAGGGAATTAAGTAAAAAAGAGCTTAATAGAATTGTAAATGTTCTGACTAACGATGAATATACTGTTAGAGGGAGAACTACTTTTCGTGAGGAATTTGTTACTTGCGGAGGTGTTAGTCTGGAATCAGTAAATTTAAAAACTATGCAAAGCAAGAAAGTTAAAAATCTGTATTTTGCAGGGGAAGTTCTTGATATTGATGGAATTACAGGCGGGTATAATTTCCAGAATGCATGGACAAGCGGCTTCATTGCTGCAAAACTGGCTGATTGA